The Haloferax marinisediminis nucleotide sequence TTACGAACCCACGTTCGGTGCGCCGTCAGCACGTGAGCTGTTCGACCGGCCGTCGGTCAACCTCGGCGTCATCTCGGGAGGTGACCGAGTGAACGTGGTCCCGGACGTCGCCGAAGCGAAACTCGACATTCGTCTGACCGCAGGTGTCGATAGCCGGTGCGTTCTCGACACGATTCAGGACGTCGTTTCGGACCACGAAGCGGTCGAAATCGATGACGTGAGTTGGTCCATCGGAACGTACGAGGACCCGGATGGTCCACTGGCGAACGCTGTCGCTGCTGTCGGAAGTGAAGTCACCGGTGACCGAGTGTACCGTCGGAGCGCGACCGGTGGCGGCGATGCAAAGCGGTTGCGGAACACCGGTATCCCGACTGTCGAGTTCGGTCTGGGAACGAATACGGCACACGCCGTCGACGAGTTCACCACGCTCGATGCCCTCGCCGGAAACGCCGAGGTGTACGCCCGACTCCCCGGCGAACTCGCGCGCAAACTCGACACCGGAACGGGAGCCTCCGGTTCCACAGGTATGAGTATGCTAAACACTATTATCCCATGCAGTTACCAGCTACCTGATGATACCCAATGACTCCTGACGACCTCCGTGCGTCCATCCCCGCACTCGACGATGTCGTCTACCTGAACACCGGCGCACACGGTCCCAGTCCACAGCGCGTCGTCGAGCGAGCGACGCAGTTCCTCGAACACCACGAGTACGTCTCTCCCTCACAGGAAGGCCCATATCCGACAGCTTTCGACGCCTACGAAGACGTACGTGAGGATGTCGCCGCGTTCGTTGGCGCAGAGACCGACGAAATCGCGCTCACCCAGAGTACCCAAGACGGCATCAATCGAATCGCGACGGCCCTCGATTGGTCACCGGGTGACGTCGTCGTCAGAACCGACCTCGAACACCCCGCAGGCATCCTGCCGTGGCGAAATCTCGAACGTCAGGGGGTCGAAGTCCGTGTCGTCGAAAGCGAGGCGGGGCGGCTGGATATCGACCAATACACCGAGGCTGTCCAGGGTGCCGACCTCGTCTGTTTCAGCGCCGTGACGTGGAACTTCGGGACGCGACTCCCCGTTCGTAAACTGACCGACATCGCGCGCGATGCTGGAGCAATTTCGCTCGTCGATGCCGTCCAAGCGATCGGTCAGTTCCCCGTCGATGTCCACGAGTGGGGAGCTGACATCGTCGCCAGCGCCGGCCACAAGTGGCTTCTCGGACCCTGGGGGTCGGGGTATCTTTACGTCCGGCGAGAGGTGGCGGAGTCCCTCCAACCGCACGGCGTCGGCTATCGAGGCGTGAAAGAACCGACCGGCGACAGCATGGAGTTCGAACCCGGTGCCAAGCGCTTCGAAATTGGGACGACGAGTCCAGCACCGCACGTCGCACTTCGTGAGGCCATAGAAATCGCCGAAGAGGTAGGTCTCGAACAGACCGAGCAACGGATTTCTCGAATCGCGACACAGTTCGCCGATGCCGTTCCCGACGAGAGGCTCGTCAGTCCTCGCACTCCCGAATCCGGGTTAGTTTCGTTCACCGTCGACGACCCGGAATCGACCGTCGAGCAACTCAAATCGGATGGCATCGTCATCCGAAGCCTCCCAGAACCAAATGTGGTTCGCGCGTCGTTCCACGCGTTCAACGACGAATCAGACGTCGAATCCCTGCTGGACGGGCTGGACTGGTGATGGTAAACTACTGACGTGACTCGTCGGCCAACGGCAGACGGTGAACTGTTCACTGGAATCGGTGACCACCGGTGCTCACAACGTGTGTTGGCCAAGACGACCGCATCCGCGAACGTTCTTATTGGAAGCCGCAGAACCCGTGGGTATGCATCCCACGGCGCAGACGTTCGCTGACCAGATTCAGGAAGACTACGACTTCGAGGCGGTCGTTCAGGAGTTTCCCGAGGGAACGAAGACGGCAGCCGACGCCGCGGCGGCAATTGGATGTGACGTCGCCCAAATCGTCAAGAGCATCGTGATGCGCGTCGGCGACGAGACGGTCATCGTCCTCACGAGCGGAGCGAACCGGGTCGACGAAACCAAGTTGGCGGCCGAATTCGACGTCGACGCGGACTCGGTCCGGAGTGCGAATGCGTCAGAAGTAAAAGACGCCACGGGATGGAGCATCGGCGGCGTTCCGCCGACCTGCCACACGACAGACTGTCCTGTCCTCGCGGACCCGACGTTCGACTCTTTCGGCGAGATCTGGGCCGCAGCGGGGACGCCAGAGACGG carries:
- a CDS encoding aminotransferase class V-fold PLP-dependent enzyme; translation: MTPDDLRASIPALDDVVYLNTGAHGPSPQRVVERATQFLEHHEYVSPSQEGPYPTAFDAYEDVREDVAAFVGAETDEIALTQSTQDGINRIATALDWSPGDVVVRTDLEHPAGILPWRNLERQGVEVRVVESEAGRLDIDQYTEAVQGADLVCFSAVTWNFGTRLPVRKLTDIARDAGAISLVDAVQAIGQFPVDVHEWGADIVASAGHKWLLGPWGSGYLYVRREVAESLQPHGVGYRGVKEPTGDSMEFEPGAKRFEIGTTSPAPHVALREAIEIAEEVGLEQTEQRISRIATQFADAVPDERLVSPRTPESGLVSFTVDDPESTVEQLKSDGIVIRSLPEPNVVRASFHAFNDESDVESLLDGLDW
- a CDS encoding YbaK/EbsC family protein produces the protein MHPTAQTFADQIQEDYDFEAVVQEFPEGTKTAADAAAAIGCDVAQIVKSIVMRVGDETVIVLTSGANRVDETKLAAEFDVDADSVRSANASEVKDATGWSIGGVPPTCHTTDCPVLADPTFDSFGEIWAAAGTPETVFRLTPDDLQMLSNPRVVDVFE